In the genome of Equus caballus isolate H_3958 breed thoroughbred chromosome 3, TB-T2T, whole genome shotgun sequence, the window CTGAAGTCTTGGTAGGCCCCTGCTTGATCTTAtctcccttcctgccccaccagaagaatttcctgaattttacagttgtttccttgatttttttttcctattgttttacCATCTATATATAGAGTCCTAAACAATTTCTGGCTTAGCTTTGCATACTTTTGAACTTTTCGAAACTCATACTATAGGCATTCATCCACGATATATTctttttgctcagcataatagTTTTTTGGTCATATTTGTGCCTGTTGATGTCTGAAACTGGCTTCCCTTCATTCTTACTATATGAcatgaatgtaccacaatttatctgTTCGATtatgatgaacatttgggttgttagCAGTTTTCAGCTATTACCCAGCGCTgtcttgaacattttttttctattttatttttttattgaggttatgatagtttacaaccttgcgaaagttcagttgtacattataATTTGTCAGTtatattataggtgcaccacttcaccctttgtgcccacccccaccccccctttccccagGTAGCCACTAGtctattttctttgttcatgtgtttgtttatcttccacatattagtggagtcatacagagactgtctttctctatctcgcttattttgcttaacataataccctcaaggtccatccatgttgtgagtgggatgatttttttttcaattttttttattttttccttttttctccccaaagccccctggaacatagttgtatattcttagttgtgggtccttctagtcatggcatgtgggatgctgcctcagtgtggtttgatgagcagtgccgtgtccgcgcccaggatttgaaccaacgaaacactgggctgcctgcagcggagtgcaccaagtcaaccactcggccacggggccagccccctagggGTTGatgttatccttttttatggctgagtcgtattccattgtgtatatctatagatatagatatagatatagatatagatatagatatagatatataccatatcttctttatccaatcatcagtcattgggcacttaggttgcttccatgtcttggctattgtgaataatgcttcaatgaacataggggtgcatgggtctctttgaattgctgatttcaagttctttggatagatacccagtagtgggatggctgggtcatatggtatttctatttttaattttttgagaaatctccatactgttttccatagtggctgcaccagtttgtattcccaccagcagtgtatgtcttgaacatttttgtacatctCTTGGTTCAGATGTTCATATGTACCTGGTAGCAGAAATACTAGAGTTTACCACATACCCACTGGgatgcctaaaattaaaaagaaaatatcaaggaCCTGGAACAAAGGGTGGAAATTTGttactggtggaaatgtaaagtgctacaatcactttggaaaactatttgatAATTTCtagtaaagttaaacatacacctaccctatgacccagtaattccactcccaggtatttacccaagggaaATGAGACTTAcgtgtccacaaaaagacttgtataAGAAAGTTCAgggcagttttattcataacaaccaaaaactgaaaatgacTCAAATGTCCAAACGtggaaaagaacaaactattgatatacACAACATGGACGAATCTTCAAAACGTtgtgctgagcaaaagaagctagacacacaAGAGTACAAATGTGtgtttatatgaagttcaagggCAAGTAAATCTAAGCTGTGGGGACAGAACTCAGAAGAGTGGTGGAATGGTAACTATGGAGTGGGAAGGAACACAAGGGAACTTTCTAGGGTGAGAGAAGTGCTCTGCTTCTTACGCTGGGTGCTTACACAGATGTACACAGAGGCAAACATTCACCAAGCTTTACGTTGAAGGAtttctgcattttattgtatatgaATTAAACCTCAATGAAAAAAGTAGATTGTCCCAAGTGGGGGTGAGGTTTTGGGGGAAAATGAAACAGTATATTCAACCTGTTGTCAGAATTCAGCTTAATCTTTAAATCTGCTTAATATGACAAGCTGGCTGAACTCACTGACTTTGTAATTCAGCGTTTTGAAATATTCAATCTTTGGGTGAGAAACCATTTGTTCCCGCCCAAACCTGAGGATTGCAATCTCTGAGGATGTCTCCACACATGGgaagtcataaaataaattagcCTAGGACGACTAGGGGAACTTTCTAGACTCTCATTCTGTTCTTACGCCATATTTTCTGTGAGAAAGATGGTTGTAATTCctcttacaaaaaagaaaaacaccactgGGATGTGCCCATGTCCATCTTTATGaagtaatttcaaattatcttcCAAACATtggaagatatttatttttttccccaccagTGGTCAGTGTGTATCAACTCCACATCCTTTCTAAACTCTTGGTActgttagttttaaaaaatttcctccaaggatttcttttaaaatatagatcAGGTCATGACACATCCCTCCTCAAAACCCTCCATCAGATTAATAATAAATCCTAATGCCTTCAAAGTCCTCTGTGGCCGGGCCCCTCGTGCGTTCTTCTCTGGCACTCTCCCCTGCTTTGTTCCCTATAATTTCCCTGTCATCACACTTTGTAATCACCTGTGCCTTTGTATTTGCCAGTAGActggaagctccatgaggacaggacaGGTATGTCCTGTCCCACACTGTCCCCCTACCCTGGCACTGGCCTGTTAAGTATCTGTTGACTGAGCCCCCACTGGGAAGTGGCCCAGGAAGACTGGCCTGCTTCCCTTTGCTGGCACCAGAGGTGGGGGCCGATGCCAAGTGTGTGCCCTCCCTCCGGCTTTTTTGTTCTGGCTTATGCATGGGCTTAACGTGGATGACCAGAGCAACTGTGCAGGGGGGAAGCAGAATGAGGCAGTGAGCAACTGGAGGGCGTGGGCAGTTCACCGAGGAAGCAAGCTGCGTGCAGACACTTTGTAAGGGTCAGCATTGGGTGACTTCTAGGATTTTGGGTGCATGTGTAGGGGCCTCTGACATCTAGTCCCAGTTAGCAGCAGCCCCTCCCTGTGCCTGCAAGTTGAGCAGCTCAGGCTCCCAGGAACAGCCCCGCCATGGGGTTGCAAAGGAAAGGCTTTTGCTGATTATTCCACTTCTTTGCTCTTGCCAAACATGTCAAAACTAGgacttttcctctcccctctccccagcaagGCAGCCGGTTACCTCAGATGCCTCCTTTGTTGGGTCAGAATCCCTAGGAGTGACTGACTTCTGCGATGGGAGAGGTGTTTCCTCTGGTGCCTCCTGCACCAGctgctgcccagcccccaccttcaGTGGCCATAGTGGTCCAGGTTCACCAGAAACCAGGTTTCCCCAGCGAGGCCCCTTGCTCCCATAACTTGCTCAGCCTGGAAAGTCACCGCCTCCCAGATCCACTTGCCTCATGGCTGGCTCTCCTCAGATCACTGGATGCTGGGAGCAGGATCCTGCAAAGCCAAGTTCCTTTCCTTAGAGTTGGTTGTGGAAATGGCAGAAGAGGACCTGGAAGAGTCAATGACCTGGCTTCTCCTTTACAGACTGTCCAGCCAAGGCCATGCCTAGAGTCTGGCCTGCTAAATGGATCAATAGAACATTGGAAGAAACACATTGGAGCCAGTGCTGCTGGGGCCCCTGTGGATTACAGCCAGGAGCCCGGGGTGAGGCATGCGGCCTGGATGAAGCTTCACTCTTGATGGGAAGCAagcttctctgtctccttctctctcacccctGAGTCCCTGGGTAGTTGAAGGAGCTCATGGGCTGCTTTCTGTACCCTGGCCAGTTGCAGGCTTTGGAACCAGATAGACCTGGACTCAAATCTCACCTCCACTCACAAGgttgtgactttaggcaagttccTTCACTTCCTTGAGCATCGTTTTCCCACCCAGAATAATGTACTCCTTATGGGAATGTGCCAGCTCCGTGTCCTAATGGCTTTGTGGTTTGGCTTGGCCCCAGAAATTTGAGCTGCCACGAATGGAAGGAGTGGCTGAGGTTCTTGAACATAGAACCTGAGAGGCTGTCTCTGCAGCTGCTGGCAGCAGCCAGAGGAACTGAaagggctggagctggagctaGAGCTTTCAGTGAGAGGCTGCGAGGCCCAGGGGCCAGGTCAGAACCAGGGCTAGCCGGATTTGGAGAGGAGCTGGTGGGAACAGGCAGGCAGCCAGGTTTAAGTGGTATGGAGCCAGTGCCTAGGGGCCTACTCTCAGCGTTGTCCCTGACTTTTACCTTGGCTCCCTTGCATGTGGCATCCATTTAGGCTCCTTTCCTTAGGGCGATCCCCAAACGGCCCCACAAGTGGCCTCTTCTCCCTGCTCTTGCCTGCCAGGGCAGCACAGGGCCTCAGGCTGTCAGCATTCCCAGGGACCCTGGTATTCATTTTGTCCATAACATACAGATGAAGGTGACTGCCCAGAGGGCTGACTGGTGGTGGTGCTGAGCCCAGCACCCCTGCGTCCTGACACAGTTGGGTTCTTTCCCtgacaccagagctggaaggGTTGTTAATGGTTCACTGAACTAACCCAGGAATGCTTCATCTATAATCCACACCCGAGAGAGAAGAGGGCAAATTCCAGAGCCCAGACCCAGCCCCGCTTCTTTCTCTGAGGGGCTTCTCACAGGCACTGTGGGTAGGAGGGTGCGAGGGCACTGGGATGGGGAGTCATATCCATGGTCCCCTGAATTTTCTCTGGGTCATTTTCTCTTAAGTGTCACCTGAAATTAACCTCACATGTCTGTACTGGGAACTGTGTAAACCTGGATCTTGCAGTGATTTGCCAGGCACTCTAGGAAActactttctgtctttgtttaCCTCCTGGCTAATAAGTGAGGATGGCGGGCTGATCTCGTCCTTTGCGGCCCTGAGTTATGGAGAACGGTGCTATCTCTGGATAGAGGGGAGAGCCCTTTCTTTCATCCACACTTTGGTTAAGTGGGCGTCTCCTCTACTGCCAGCTTTGTCCTCTCTGGGACttgggggcggggctgggagaaAACGTGTGTGCGCGTACATTTATCTGcacattatttttcctctctgcaaTTTCAGGGTCACGCTGTAGCAGCCTGGCGCCTGATGAGTGACGGGGAACCTGCCAGGGGATTACTGCTAGCGAGCAGGACAGCCAGCCTCAGGGGAGTGGGGATGGGCAGAGCAGCCTTGGAGCCCGGGCCAGCAGCACCAAGACGGAGGCCTGGACCCTGGCAGGGAGCTCGGCACACGCTCGGCTGACCCAGGCAGCATTCAAAGCAGCACCCTTCTGAGCAGCAGCTGTTCCCAGGCCCCAGAGGACCTCACAGCAGGGGCAGGAGTTATGAGACCCCCTACGCAACTGCATCCAGGGCTGTGACCTTCAGGAGAAAGGACTGGCACCTCAGATGGGAAGAGGAACAGCAGAACCTAACACAAGGAGGATCTTGGTCTCTGCAGCAGAGTTTTCTGACACCCACAGAGCTTCCTGTGTTTCTTCTCTCAGGATTGGGGCCTGGTTCCCTCCCCTGGCAGAGGGGTTGGGCCAGGAGGGCCAACAGAGGTGGGGGCGACTCTTGCATGGAATCCAGGCAGCTTGAAGCCCATGTGTTCTCTGTTGTGATTGGGGTGCGAAGGCTTCCCCCCTGTGGGGGACGAGGGGCCGCCTCGGCATCTGCTCATGAACCACAAGGACCCCGAATGCTCCAGACTGGACCGTTTCAAGCTGCCAAAGAAGGGGGCCCCCAGAGCTGGCAGCCAGCAACTCCAAGGGACTAGAGAGCTGGGATGGATTGACCTCCCTTTCGCTGGGGCGGCGGGAGAAGCAGAGCCTCTGTGGCCCAGCTAGTGACGGAGAGATCTGATGAAGCCGTAAGCAGGGGCCTGAGTGGCTCAAGGACAGGGGAGCCACTCCTGCCTACGTACTTTCTCCTTACGTTGAGGGAGGGTGGGACCCCTGCTGCTGTCCTCTTCTTGGCACGTGCCTCTATGCCCTTTGCACGTGGTGCCAGAATCGGCAGGCTACACCGTGGCTGGCCCGTCAACAGGCTGGGAACGGAGTGGCCACGGTGACACCCTCCTGCCCACCAGGCTGGTGGTCCAGCCCCCGGGGCGCTGAGCCATGAAGTGCTCCCTGCGGGTATGGTTCCTCTCCGTGGCCTTCCTGCTGGTGTTCATCATGTCACTGCTCTTCACCTactcccaccacagcatggccaccctGCCCTACCTGGACTCGGGGTCCCTGGGTGGGACCCACCGGGTGAAGCTGGTGCCCGGCTATGCTGGCCTGCAGCGTGTCAGCAAAGAGGGGCTCGCTGGCAAGAGCTGTGCCTGCCGCCGTTGCATGGGCGACACCGGCGCCTCTGACTGGTTTGATAGCCACTTCAACAGCAACATTTCCCCCGTCTGGACTCGAGAGAACATGGATCTGCCCCCGGATGTCCAGAGGTGGTGGATGGTGAGAGAGCCGTGGCCCCTTCTGCCTCCTCTTTGCTGCCCCCTCTCCAGGGGTCTGTCCCCCTGTTTGGGGGTCACTCTTAGAGCCCATTCTTGGATTTGGGCTGTCTGTCTTCTGGCTCCCAGAGCCTTAACAAAGTGTGAGGTCCTTTTGACCAGAACCATCTACTAGGATCACAGATCCTACAGGGCAGAGCAAGCTTTGgcctggaaggaaagaaaacaagtatTTCCTAGTGCCTGTAGGGGCCAGGCATAGACCAGCAGTGCCTGCTGGGCAGGGAGGTAACATAGACAGGAGAAACAGATCCCAAGGGAGAAGATGGTGAGAAGCGAGGACCATGGCAACAGGGAGAGGGCCTGCCCTTTATACAGGAGGCAGCCGCTCTCAGCCCCAGCGATTGTTGCTCTGTAGGGATGTGACCCATCACTGCTGGATCTTCTGGACCTTTAAGAGAACCCAGAAGTCCAGATTTTTTTTGCTAAATATCCTAATTTGTAAATGTTGgctcaaaacaattttaaacacCATGAGGGCCACTTACTTGGTTCTTTACAATTACCGGAAAAGATTTTCTTCTGGGCAGGGATAAGAAAGCATTGTCAACTCCTCTGGGGGTTAAGGGTGGTGAAGGGGAGGGGCTAAGGGGACGCGTGTGCCCACGCCTCCCGGCTCTTCTGGATTCTGTCGCCTTTCTGCTGCTTTTAATTCCCTTCACCCCATCTCTGTCGTCTCTAGAGGGTTGCTCTCCAGGCTCTGCCAGGGGCTTCTGGTTGCCACATGTATCAGGGGTGGAGCAGTATCAGTACTTAACCCAGAGACCCGCAGGCTGCCTGCATTCCCCGAGGGGGAACTTGGGAGGCAGCTcatggtcctcagtttccccctggCAAATGGAGAGGATGATGACTACCCCTTTTTCTCACCTTCAGGGAAGCTGTGAGGGTGAGTTCGTGTGATCAGGCTTATCACAACTCACAGATCCTGCTTCCTGGCCCAGACTGTCATAGTCCCTAAGGAGGAGGAGAACAGGGGTCACCAGGAGCCCCACAGCCCTTCCTGTGACAGCCTGGAGCCCTTAAAGGGTTCTACCTGTTGCTCATAGCCACAGCCTTCGTTTTATGGGAAAATCAAGGTTCAGAGAGTATGCAGGGTATATCCAAGGTGATGAGTTTCAGTGGTGGCCACCCAGGGCCAGAACAGGACCCTGGGCAGGTGTAGACCAGGGGCAGGCCAGGCCTCCTGCCTATGGGCTGGAGCTCAAGGCTATTTAAGCACCAAGCATGTTTCTTGGCTGAGATGCAACAGAGGCCACAGTCACCCCCTTTTGCCACAAACTTAGAAACTCTTGTCTCAGAGCTAAACTTCCATTCCACACTGAGTTTGTGGTCTTGTTCTTGAAGGCCTGTTCTGTGCTcagaagaggcagagaagcaggCCTACCCCTTCCCCTCCATGTATTCCGTCCCCTGAGCAGCTCCTGCTGGGCCACAAACCTGTGGTGTTTCGGCTCAGACCACAGAGCATTTGAAAGCCCTGGCTTCTACCTTACCAGCTGGTGGTCCCTGGGCCAAGTCTAACCCCCctcaatgtttttaaaatctttgcattAGTTACCAACGTTTAGGAATCAGGATATTTCACATGAAATCCATATTTTCAGCTTctctttaaaaactgtaaaatttgGTCCTTCTTGGCTCATTGCTTCACTCCTGTGTGTTACTTTCTGGCAACGTAGGCATCTAGTGCTGCCTCAGCCTCATTTCATGGTCTTTCACAGCCACTGGTGGTGGGAGGTACAGGGGACCAATTTCATTCCAGCCATTCTGACTTTGAAAGAATTTCTGtgcctcccttcctctcactGAGGGCTCAGGGAGTGGCTCTAGGTATCCTGTGGTGCGGCTTCTGTAACCCCAAGCCCTCAGGCTGAATCCCAGGGTTGTGTCCCCGTAGGCTGATTGGGAATGAACTCCTGAAGCTTGGTGGAGCTTTCCACATTAACTGCACCTCACAATAACTCTGTGTGACTCAGAGCTGCCCAGAGAGGACAGGAGAGCAGGGGCCTCTTCAAACATGACGAACCCAGGAAGTTTCTCTGCTTTTTGGCATGGGCCTGCAGATCCCTGGAGAATGTGTTGAATGGTGCCTTGACCCCTGAGCCCCCTCCAGTGCGTCAGGGCAGCTCCTCACTAGCAGAGCACTGTCTCAGAAGGGAGACTTTGCTGCTGTTGAGAGAGGGGAGAGTCCTCACTGCTCAAGGAGAATTCCTACTCACCCTGACAGCGTGGTTAGGAGGCCTGTGTGGCTTGGACCCTGGAGGatgaaggcagggaggggaggtagGTGGGAATCTCTCCCTGCTcacacccctcctttcccctccgcAGATGCTGCAGCCCCAGTTCAAGTCACACAACACCAACGAGGTGCTGGAGAAGCTATTCCAGATAGTCCCAGGCGAGAACCCCTACCGTTTCCGGGATCCCCACCAGTGTCGGCGCTGTGCTGTGGTGGGGAACTCAGGCAACCTGCGGGGCTCTGGCTATGGGCCGGATGTGGACGGGCACAACTTCATCATGAGGTGAGCCCAAGGGTGAGCCCAGGACAAGCCTCCAGGAGGGAGGTCTGACCGCCCTGGCCTTGTTTGGCAGTGTAGAAGTTGCCAGCTGCTGGGGGTGCCATGGGTCTCTGACATCCGGAACCTTCTGTGACAGGCTCAAGTCTCTCACTTTTGTCTGTTGGGGTGGATGGGGAGACAAAATTCCCATTCTAAACTTTGCTTGAGGCCTGCACTCAGTTTCCAACTCTGAATTCCTCTGAAAAGAGCTGGAACTAGACTCCTGGCTGATGTCTAGTGAAAACTCCCAGCAGAGGCCCTTCCACCTGCCTGGTCCCCTCAGCAGATGGGCCAGGAGTGAGGGCCCCAAGATAGCATCTTGCTTAATAGCCACAGGTGATTCCTTCTGGCAGACTCACAGAAGACTGAAGTCCTGGGCAGGAAAAGGAGCTGTGCAGTGCTTGCTCTGGGCTGCTGTCCCTCCCCTTTATCTCGGAAGGTTTAGATCATGGAGGggctcattcattcagcagacacCTATGCCCGGTcttgaggaaaggagaagggtTTGGAGGGCATTCATTCCATACAAAGACACAGAGTGAGGAGCCTGGGAGTGAACAGGGACTGGAGGGTAGACTTATACAGGGCTGCTCACTCTGCTCCTGAACCTCTGTCTTCTGACTTCCTCCCTAGATTTGAGGACAGGAAATGCCACAGTAGGGATCCTTCCATCCCACTCCTTGGTGGAGAAAGAGCCTTAAGAATAAAGATACTGAAAATGCCCCGTTTTCACTTTCATCTTAGGATGAGCATTGTAGAAAGACCAGGTTTCCCAGGAGGTAGAAGGAAGGGCTTTGTCTTAGAAACTGTTGCTGTCTCCATAGCAACACCAAGGCAGCAATATGTCTCTGAGGTTTTCAACATTCCTTACAAAACCTTTCTCATGTTGAGAacggtgggggctgggggagagagagggatgcTAGGCCCCATCCAGGAACCCAGAGCCACCTGAGATTCTCCCCATCCTCCAAGTGCTGGCACCCAGAAGGCGAGGGAGGCAAGCTGGGAGCTGAGAGGGGCCTCTCTCCACCCAGAGACTTGGCCGAGATTGGGGAATGAGGCATCCAGCACTTCAGTGCAGTGCCTTGGGAAGCCCAGGGCAATGCTCTCGAGTGCCTGAAGCTCCTGCCTCACCTGTCCTCCCATCTACACCTAGTGGGAGCTTTCATTATACACGTTGGTGATGGTTGTGAAGCTCCAGGCTACAAGCACGGCAGACAAAAAGACTTGGCCTCTATGACTCATGGGCGATACCTGGTCAGGCCCGGCTGCAGAGAGGAATTCACAGACATTCCCTCACAGGGACCAGGCTAGGAGATGTGGTGTTTTGGAGTGGACTTCAGAATGGCTTTGTAGAAGGGGTAACCGAGATGGTAATTGGCTTTTTGCTGATCTGTATAAGGAGCCAGATGGCAGTGGAGGTGACTCTGCTTATAGGCAATATGTTGGTTTGGAACCAGTGGGGAGGCCCTCCTTTCGGGAAGCAGGACCAACGTAAGACCTCATGGAAGGGCTGAGCTGAGATACAGTGAGATGATGGCTCTACCCACCTCCCCCGCAaccagcttcctcctcctcctataTGTCTTCTGAGCCCTGCTGACAACTGCAAATGGAGTTGAGCTGGTCCTGCCTCTACTGGCCAGCAGATAGATCCATGACTCCTAGAATAGCATCTGGCAGATTGTAGGATCGCCATAAATATACGAATAAGGAAAGGTATTAGACGGCCAGGTGCCCAGCCCTAAGCGTGAATGCATGTCAACCCTGCCTGTGCCCCTGCCCCCAGGTACTTCTTTGGCAGCTGGAAGCAGCCAGGAACAGATAGAATGCTAGAATGCTTTTCCTCCAAGTCACAGAGACCCAGCTCATCCTCTCTATCCTGCTTTGGCCCCTTTCCAGGGCTTGGCTTCTCCAGGGTGAATCAGAGCCTCGAAGCAAAATCCTGTCCCCAGAAGTATGCCACATTCCTTCCCTTTGCCTTGGAGGCTCCGAAACATCTTTTTGGACCTCTTGCTCCATTCATTCTCAGACTTTGAAAGCTGGAGCCTGCCCAGCAAGCGGGAGGGACCTGAGGGAGGTGGAGGCTCTGCAACAGGGCTGACTGAGGAGCGGGAGGCAGTGATCCTGGCTGACACGTCTGTGAAGGGACTTCGTGAAAGCTCTGGCTGCTGATTCAGTGGACAAGTGGAAAAGGCAgatggtgtggggtgggggtgggggagtgtaGGGGTGGGGGTGTCTTCAGAAGCTAACCTAGGGCAGGTGTCCCCCTTTGATCTGCAGGACCACCTTGGCTCTCCATCTTAGGTGAGATGAGGTTTGTTTCTTGGCTACTCGGAAGAATGAACCttgaccccagcccctgcccggcCCAGGCCCTAGACAACTTGAGTGTCATCATCCCGTCTTCCACCTCCTGCTGCCCCCTTCCATaccccaggcagctgagaaaTACCATCTTTGTTAAGGCTTCCTCTCCAACCTGCTCTGTTCCTCACAGACCCCAGGGCTGATGTGGCAGAGGGCAGATCCAGACTGTGGCTCTGGTGACCATAGGACACCAATGCTGTGTGTGGAGCTGTAGCAGCCCTGGAAAACTGTTACTGAGGAATGGGAAAGGATGCTTCTTGGCTCCTCTGGGAGACAATATCTCTGAACCCTAAAAAGCAGAAGATCAGAGGGGCACCTGGACAGGAGGCAGAGGGGCAGTTAATCTAAAGAAAtaggtttgggggagggaggcagggtctGGATCCCTGTTTGGAGGCTAGAGCACAATTGGTCCTGCAGAGAAGATTCTAGGCTTCTACTTCACCAGAGTAGAACTGACACTGCTAAGAATAAAGACTCACTCTCTAGCTCCAAATCAGGCCACTCTCAGGCTTTATAGTCTCCCAGCCCCAAACACCCTTCAATCCCTCAAGGGAAGGGAAGCGGAGAGGCAGGAGGTACAGTAGTGTGACCAGCAGGGGTGCGGCCTCCTGAATGTGCTCTTACCACATCACATCATGCCATCAatgggagaggggcagagggaaggcagtGTGGGAGCCCCCGTGACACAAGAGGTCTTCACCCACCCAGCTCTGTGGTGCTGGCCACTTTAAAGATGGGGAATGTTCATACTGGTTTTACACAACACATAAAAAGCTGGGAGAGCATGTGGAgacttcactctctctctcccagatCCCTGTGTCCCCAGTGGAGGTCCAGGTTACAGTCACCCACCTTGGTGGTCATGATTCTGCAAGGTGGTCCACATAAGACAGGAATGTTCTCATAAAGTATCACAGCAGAAAAGACCAACAAGTTTGTGTTTAAAGCTGGATCACCTGTTTTTAAGCTGCTCACCCAAAAAGGGAGCTTTGATTTTATTGATCCTATGTTTTGCACCAATTGAAAAGAAGTAGAAACCCTCTTGGCTTATTACACTCAGGGGGGGTGGGGAGCCTGTGCGGAGTTTCCAGCTTCTTCCATGACAGTGCAGAAGAGACAGACCCACACTGCACATCACCAGGGTACAGCCAAGGGTGGGCACT includes:
- the ST3GAL2 gene encoding CMP-N-acetylneuraminate-beta-galactosamide-alpha-2,3-sialyltransferase 2 isoform X2 — protein: MKCSLRVWFLSVAFLLVFIMSLLFTYSHHSMATLPYLDSGSLGGTHRVKLVPGYAGLQRVSKEGLAGKSCACRRCMGDTGASDWFDSHFNSNISPVWTRENMDLPPDVQRWWMMLQPQFKSHNTNEVLEKLFQIVPGENPYRFRDPHQCRRCAVVGNSGNLRGSGYGPDVDGHNFIMRMNQAPTVGFEQDVGSRTTHHFMYPESAKNLPANVSFVLVPFKALDLLWIASALSTGQIRFTYAPVKSFLRVDKEKVQIYNPAFFKYIHDRWTEHHGRYPSTGMLVLFFALHVCDEILRCMVLGV
- the ST3GAL2 gene encoding CMP-N-acetylneuraminate-beta-galactosamide-alpha-2,3-sialyltransferase 2 isoform X3, translated to MKCSLRVWFLSVAFLLVFIMSLLFTYSHHSMATLPYLDSGSLGGTHRVKLVPGYAGLQRVSKEGLAGKSCACRRCMGDTGASDWFDSHFNSNISPVWTRENMDLPPDVQRWWMMLQPQFKSHNTNEVLEKLFQIVPGENPYRFRDPHQCRRCAVVGNSGNLRGSGYGPDVDGHNFIMSTYAPVKSFLRVDKEKVQIYNPAFFKYIHDRWTEHHGRYPSTGMLVLFFALHVCDEVNVYGFGADSRGNWHHYWENNRYAGEFRKTGVHDADFEAHIIDMLAKASKIEVYRGN
- the ST3GAL2 gene encoding CMP-N-acetylneuraminate-beta-galactosamide-alpha-2,3-sialyltransferase 2 isoform X1, with protein sequence MKCSLRVWFLSVAFLLVFIMSLLFTYSHHSMATLPYLDSGSLGGTHRVKLVPGYAGLQRVSKEGLAGKSCACRRCMGDTGASDWFDSHFNSNISPVWTRENMDLPPDVQRWWMMLQPQFKSHNTNEVLEKLFQIVPGENPYRFRDPHQCRRCAVVGNSGNLRGSGYGPDVDGHNFIMRMNQAPTVGFEQDVGSRTTHHFMYPESAKNLPANVSFVLVPFKALDLLWIASALSTGQIRFTYAPVKSFLRVDKEKVQIYNPAFFKYIHDRWTEHHGRYPSTGMLVLFFALHVCDEVNVYGFGADSRGNWHHYWENNRYAGEFRKTGVHDADFEAHIIDMLAKASKIEVYRGN